The following proteins are co-located in the Bosea sp. AS-1 genome:
- a CDS encoding lytic murein transglycosylase gives MRLSVIAASALLSLAPALAQTTGSINVSRAHAGPPAATPASASFDIFLQRLWPQAQARGISRATFDLAFRGVTPDASIVALTKKQSEFSAPIWSYLNNAVGGGRVQRGQAVAAENASVLAQVEARYGVPKEVVLGVWGMETNFGSFKGGKDVIRSLATLASIRYRGDFFRDELLTALELIEKGYVERNELRGSWAGAMGHTQFMPSSYLKYAVDWTGNGHADIWNSSSDAIASTANYLKSYGWVSGLPWGMEVTLPEGFDHHLDKASFASFRSAGVRRADGRALPSSGEGRLFYPAGHTGPVLLLTANFDIIKKYNSSDAYALAVGHLGDRIMGRGAIQADWPLKAARLDMAGTKDLQRRLKALGLYDHDADGRVGTGTREAVRRYQISVGEIADGYPTPALLARMRGKR, from the coding sequence ATGCGCCTGTCCGTCATCGCTGCTTCGGCCTTGCTCAGCCTGGCGCCGGCGTTGGCGCAGACCACGGGCTCGATCAATGTCTCGCGCGCCCATGCAGGCCCACCCGCCGCAACGCCGGCCAGCGCCAGCTTCGACATCTTCCTGCAGCGGCTCTGGCCGCAGGCGCAAGCGCGCGGCATCTCGCGCGCGACCTTCGATCTCGCCTTCCGCGGCGTGACGCCGGACGCCTCCATCGTCGCGCTGACCAAGAAGCAGTCCGAGTTCAGCGCGCCGATCTGGTCCTACCTGAACAACGCTGTCGGCGGCGGGCGCGTCCAGCGCGGCCAGGCGGTCGCGGCCGAGAACGCCTCGGTTCTCGCGCAGGTCGAGGCTCGCTATGGCGTGCCGAAGGAGGTCGTGCTCGGCGTCTGGGGCATGGAGACCAATTTCGGCTCCTTCAAGGGCGGCAAGGACGTCATCCGCTCGCTGGCGACACTGGCTTCGATCCGTTACCGAGGCGACTTCTTCCGCGACGAACTGCTGACGGCGCTCGAACTGATCGAGAAGGGCTATGTCGAGCGCAACGAACTGCGCGGCTCCTGGGCCGGCGCCATGGGCCACACCCAGTTCATGCCGTCGAGCTACCTCAAATACGCGGTCGACTGGACCGGCAACGGCCATGCCGACATCTGGAACTCGTCGAGCGACGCCATCGCCTCCACCGCCAACTATCTGAAGAGCTATGGCTGGGTGTCGGGTCTGCCCTGGGGCATGGAGGTGACGCTGCCCGAAGGCTTCGACCACCACCTCGACAAGGCGAGCTTTGCTTCCTTTCGCTCCGCCGGCGTGCGCCGGGCTGACGGCCGCGCCCTGCCCTCCTCCGGCGAAGGCCGCCTGTTCTACCCGGCCGGCCATACCGGCCCCGTCCTGCTGCTGACCGCGAATTTCGACATCATCAAGAAGTACAATTCCTCCGACGCCTATGCGCTGGCCGTCGGCCATCTCGGCGACCGCATCATGGGCCGCGGAGCGATCCAGGCCGACTGGCCGCTCAAGGCCGCCCGCCTCGACATGGCCGGAACCAAGGACCTGCAACGACGCCTGAAAGCACTCGGTCTCTACGACCATGACGCCGACGGGCGTGTCGGTACCGGCACACGCGAGGCCGTGCGACGCTACCAGATCAGCGTCGGCGAGATCGCCGATGGCTACCCGACTCCGGCGCTGCTCGCCCGCATGCGCGGCAAGCGCTGA
- the rnk gene encoding nucleoside diphosphate kinase regulator — MSTKRPAITVTAADHAMLSRIAAGAANTMPELAAELSHELDRARILPEGRTSIDHARIGSQIVYRDESTKRETTVTLVWPQDANIEKNRISVMTPIGVALIGMAAERSIDWTTRSGEVKRLTVLEVREPAEEEAAS, encoded by the coding sequence ATGTCCACCAAGCGTCCCGCCATCACCGTCACGGCCGCGGACCATGCCATGCTGAGCCGTATCGCGGCCGGCGCGGCCAATACCATGCCGGAGCTTGCCGCCGAGCTAAGTCACGAGCTTGATCGCGCCCGCATCCTGCCGGAGGGGCGGACCTCCATCGACCACGCCCGCATCGGCAGCCAGATCGTCTATCGCGACGAAAGCACCAAGCGCGAGACCACCGTCACGCTGGTCTGGCCTCAGGACGCGAATATCGAGAAGAACCGCATCTCGGTGATGACGCCGATCGGCGTCGCGCTGATTGGCATGGCGGCCGAGCGCTCGATCGACTGGACGACGCGCTCCGGCGAGGTCAAGCGCCTGACCGTGCTCGAAGTCCGCGAGCCGGCCGAGGAGGAGGCGGCCTCCTGA